The DNA region TTGATTTAGCTCCATCATTTTGGCTCAACCAAGAAATCATATAATTGCAATTGATATTAGAGCTGAAACATCAAAAAGAGATGACATATTTTGTGTCTCTTTCAAAGGAAGATTCTAAGACCACAAGTTTGTGATTAATTCAATATCGCAACGGAAAACTATTATTGCAAATATGCaatcaaaaaataagaaaaatcacACTAACTAGCATTTCCGTCTTCCCCCACTGCTCACAACCAAAACCACACTAGTAAGTTGAATGTTTTAGAGCTCCATTATGCTTTAGCAAACACTAACACATCATAATATCGAACAATATAGCACTGATCTTATAATATATTAGAGCTGAAACATCAAAAATAGATAACATATTTTGTGTCTCTTTCAAAGGAAGATTCTAAGACCACAAGTTTGTGATTAATTCAATATCGCAACGGAAAACTATTATTGCAAATATGCAatcaaaaaaataagaaaaatcacACTAACTCCTCGAAAAGGAGTTTAGATCTTAACTCTAGATCTTGAACCGAATAGACCAAAGTCGATAGATATGGTGGCGATCGATGAATATGACGACGATGACCGATCAATTTGGCCAATCCTTTCGAATTTCAAAGTAGTAGTTCATGTCTAGGTAGCACTTTCCGTCATCGTCCACGAActgaaatccaaaacaagaaaatCAAAGATTTGTCTAGCTCGTGTCATTGCTCGAACAAAAACATGATTACCTTCGTCTTTGCACTGTATGATCCCCTCGCAAAGTAGCCGGCCGGAGtattctcttcttctagttcgtATACGTAAGGCTCCTTTTGCGGGCTAAATGTCCCCAACATCACTTTGTTATTCTCAACTGAACAATGGCAATGTACACACATAAATCTCGATCGATAATCATTAGTGAAAACATATAATTATGAATATGCACAAGAGTTAGGAGGCACCTTTTACTCCGGTTTTCCAAACAATGTTAGTGTATCGGAGACCCGAAACAATGTTGTTAGAGACGATGAACGAGAACTTGAGACGGTAGTGAGAACCATCCTTGAGCGCGAACGCGAAACCCTTTGAATCAGGAACAAAAGGAATCGGCAAGACTAAATCAGGACGATCGGGAGTCACTATGATCAACTCGTGAAActtcacatccgggtcaagtgtcTCTATAAGAACACGAACAAGCACAACACAATTGGGGAGTAATAGAGCATAGCTAAAGATAATCGTGAGACGTTGAACACAAACTATATAAATTACCCCCAACTTCATTGAGATCGACACTTCCAAGGAGTTGCTCTTTCCACTTCCTCAAGCTTTCGTCGTCCTATGGACTCCACAAAGATAATATCTCATCATTGAAGTCTCAATGTAAGAAAATTATTCATAAAACTAAGGAAGCACCTTGTCCATCTCGAGTTGTTCCTTGAGCCCAATTTGTGGGCCGAGCAAAATAGCTCGCTTCTCATCATTGTCATCGTCGCCGCCACATTCATCGTCGGTGACAATTGAGGTAGAGCTCAACTTGCGAGAGATCTTGTCCTCATCACCATGCTCGCCCGGGGCACTATGATCCTTCTCATTGTCCATGGGTACCGAAATGGCAATGGAGGAGGCCTATTGAGCTATTGGGAGCTCCAAAGGCAATACCAATACCTTGGCTCTCAAACTTCTCTTCTCGTGCCTAACAAGCGATCGACACACACAAGTCGAGAGGAGGGCaagggagggatgaagaagaggtctttggAGGGAGAGAAATACCATGGATTATGAGGCGATTAGCGAAATGCGAGTAAAAGATGGCTAAATATAAGGGGACAAGTGGTGGGAGGGTAGCAAATTCAACTCCTATATCGAAGTCATTAAGAATTCAAACGCTAATTAAAAATGATTATCATATAAATAACTTATATTCGATAATACtagtaattattatttttttcaaagaattttatttttgaaatttataattatttaatcttaatttgTCTTCTCATACAATTTGCAAAGTTGACTTAATTTAATGTAATTGGAATATGTTTAGATATGCAAGGGGTGATATGGAAATTTTACTAAATTATATGTATAATATATACTTACTGTTTTCtagttttaataaaataaaaaatataaatattttaaaaactatattaaTATATTCTGATCTAATTGCCACTTCTAGTTTGAAAATGTTAGGGTAAAGATAATAATGGAAAACTATAGGATGGGTTTGAAAATAGTTATGAAGAGAAGGGGTTAAAATGATAATAGGTAAATTAGGAGGGCATTTCAAGAAAAAGGAATTTCTCTGCTATATTTTCTCGTTTGGGGTGAGCTGCATCGAAAGGGTTCGCGAGGGTGCTGCGAAATTGCTATCTTCCCGTGAAAGGCGAGcatttctcctcctcctccttcttcctttccGATCCGCGTTCTTCATCCAGCCTCTCAGATTGATCTTCTCTGTGGCCAGATCTGGTGAGGGCTGGTTGTTTGGAGGATTGCGTTCTTTCCTAAGGGATAAGCGGAGGTGGGCAGGCGGCCGTGCCGTGCCGGTGAAACGACATAGCTTCTGTTGATCAAGGCTGGACCTTGTGTTGATCCAGTGGGCTAAGGTTTTCCCCTCTCTGTTCCTCGATATCTATCTCGCGTTTTACTATTTCTTCTGCTGTTGATGTTTATGCGTCGAGGTTGCTTGGTTCTGTGATGTTGTGTTTTACTTGGACGGAAGTAAGAGAAGGACATAAAGGAAGATcgaaaatttcatttttatttgattatttggAAGGAAATAGAGAGAACGTAGGAATTTGATTCGATCCATTTTTCCATTGGTATTATTTTGGCCAAAATGGGCAAAAGTAGAGAAAAAGGAAGTTTATGCCCCTAATGAAGAATCCTTGAAAGTCCCAACGTTGCACTTGGCGGCATCAGTTTTATTAATCAAATAATCAATTGGTATTATATTAAGTAGAGTTTTTGTTGGTTGTGGTGCATCGTTTGTGTCATCGAGTGTAATTGATTCTCTCGAAGTAGTATTGGTTACTATGTGATAAATATAATGTCTATGAACTGTGAATTTACTTAGTATAAGACCATTGTGCTTAAGATTTAGAAGTGATACTAGGACATGCTTTGTCTAAATACTTTTAGGTAACAGTGGTGACAATAAGGTAAATCTTCATATTTTATGTTTCAAGTCTACCGATGTAAGCTCTAGTTCCTTGTATTATGTTTGGCACCTGATATGAtgtaaaatgaaaagaaaagttaaaacTACACAAGAAAATTCTGTGATATTTTTTCAATTCTTTTGAATACTAGTTTTTGTAGGATGTTTTGCAGTTGGCGTATGAGAATAAGATGTCCAAATTTTAAATGTTTGAATATATAATATAGTTCAAGATAATGCTGTGATGGGTGCAGCCTATTGAGGAATTTGCCTGGACCAAGCTGGCTCAACCTCATCCAGATCCATACCTTGAATTCTTCGAGGGCCATTCACAACTCTCGCTTCCTTCTCAATCTCAATGAAGAGTCTAAtaaaaaaaactccttttatttccaaGATGCTATTACCTTTGCTGCCTCCTTGCTCAGCGTGGTATCTGCTAGCTTTGCTGCCTCCTTGCTTGGTGTGGTGTCAACTATTCAATAAGAAAGTTCCTAGTTGGCAAATATACTGTATCTTCTCTTCTAGTTTTTGTTGTGAAGAAGCTCCTATTTGCCCCATGAGCCAAGTTTTGCCCAATAATGTGGTTactatttccattttttttttttgttaatggtGTTGTCACAGAAAAAGTTTACCTTTTTTGGTTATAGAAACATTCACAAAGAAACTAacaattcttttttaaaatttgatattGTGATGATCTTTACATATCTTTTGTTTATAGTTTCTCCCTTTCAGTTTATATCTTGCATTATCCAGCTAATATGATCACTGTTGGAATTTCATTTTGCAGTCATTGCTATCAAGGGAATTATCTAAGTAGGTGTATTGTCATGGCATCAAGGCGTCATGTTAGGTACTCTCCTCTTGCTGCAGACGAGGATGATGATCACGTGACAGAAGACCTTCGTTTTGCCTACAACCCCAGGGCCCTTGATAGAGTTCCATGGAAATCAGTGTTCCTTGCACTTTTTCTCCTGGCTCTCGGGATGCTGCTCCTTATTCTTTCAGTCTTCATCTTTACAGGCCATATGGAGGGTGATCAATCCCAAGCATATGGCCTCTTGACTCTCGGTGTCCTTGCATTTCTTCCGGGTACGCATCTAATATCCCCGATATCCATTTCTGGAATTTCTATAAATTTGTCTCATCTCCCCTCGCCTTTTCTTTTTCCATCAAATAGGCAAGGAAATCTTGCTGCTCTCTCCTTACATCTCTCTGGCTCTATCCCCCTCTAGTAGACACGTCCATAGGTGAAGTTGATGAATCATTGAATCATCACTTATGTTTATTGCAGGTTTCTATGAGACTCGGATTGCATATTACTCTTGGAGGGGTGCACCAGGGTATCGGTTCTCTGCCATTCCCAGCTAGTCATAATGTGACATCATAAAGTTTGGTAACACGATGCTTCATACAAACGACATTTTGATCTTGATCTCTGTTGACATTGTAGCTTGCTATGCAATTTCTAGTTGCCGTTGTGATCTTATAGTGAAAAGAATTTTCTCTATATTTGTTATACATCATATTGCATAAAATTTTCAATGTCGATAAATGCATGTTATGACATTGTGATCTTGTAGTGAAGAATTCGTCTATTGGTTTGTTAATCACCTAGTAGATCCATGTTTTGTTATGATATTTGTTCATGTGCTCAtataaataattatgatttgtATTGTGTCTCACTGTTTTGTTTGTGTTAAATCCTGTTTGTTAtggaaaatgaaataaaataataacCAGGAGATTAAATGAACATAATTAACTATGTCAGTTCCTTCCTTGATCTATTCGATTTGAATGGGTCAAGAAAGGAGGGTGTCATTTTAATCTCCTTGACATCCATGCACCAAATAAACAGTAGAAAGATGGAAAGATTTAGTTCAATCCAAGATTTTAAATTTCAGTGCTAGCTAGCAAGGGCTTAATTGATCGTTCTGTCAACCGCCCAGTATGTTAAACATTGCGATGGGTATGGGAGTGTCTTTAGTTCCACAAACTGCAATCTTCTTTCACAGTTTTGAGTGTCCTTGTTTCAAGCGACTCTTGCAATTCCAACTAAGTGAAGGCGGGCTGGTTGATTCTCAAGTGACATTTACAATTTTAAGCGAGTGTCTTCTACAATCGCGCGTGTCTGCTTCTTCAGTAGTTCTAACTGCAAGCAAAGGGTGGCTATTGATTCTCAATAAGAGCCATCAGTTGGATCTTCAGCTAGCCACAACTATGAACTAGGGCAACTAGGTAAACCATAAGATTCCTCCTACTTTTCTTTGTCCTCTTCAACTTCTGTTCCTGGAGTCCACTTGCCTCGCCTAGTCCTTTGCCATCGTTTAGTTCTGACTAGACAATGATACTTCTACACCgaataaaatttcaaaacttgATTCACCAGCTCTACCATCTGTACATATTTGCGCCAAAGTAGGACCCTAAATAAAGAACAGCAAAAAAATGAGAAGCGAAACACCTAAAGGCAATGAACAAGGACAAGAACTACTTTCCGCCGAATTACATACATAAACAAAGTAAGTTTCTCAAATATACAGAGCATCATTTTCGCCTTAGTTTTTTTTACATCAAGATATATAATACAACAAGAATGGAGACTTTGTCAGCCTTCAGAGCAACAAGTCGCGGTCCTTGTGGGAAAAAAAACTGTACATTATCGGCATAGGCACCAACTCATCGACATAATGGATGGAGTCGTCATCTACAAGGAAAGGAACACCTCTTGAATGGTtaggaaaaagaagaaactttCCCAACAATGCTTGAGGTGGTGCGTAATCCCTCCGATTGAACGCTTTCGTCGCCTGAAGCAATTTGTCAGGACTCTGAGAGCGAAAGACGCCTCGACTTCCCAGTGGCAGCCTCGTGAGGAACTTCTAGGGTTGTAGGGCTTGACGTGGAGTCAAGGAAATTTCTCGCCATTGGAATGTCGACCAGAGAGGTCGGAGACAGACTGTAGGCGTATAACTCCATGGGTGTTGTTGCCATAGGATGGTTGAATTTGCAATGGGCTCCAAACTTGCAGATGCCATATCTAGAATAAAAAATGCACAAGGGTTCCCCCTGCCATATCGAAAACACCATCCTATAGTTAGCAGATCCTTCTTGTTGAAAATGCAAACATCTACTTCGCAACAAAGCTACCACAAAAAGAATCGTGTGTGGAAGACAACTCTAAGTTCCTAGATCAAATCATGAAATGCATAACAAATTCCAAATATAGAGATAAATAGTCGTCAAACATACAAGGCATTAGGTTTGTAGACCATGTGAGAACAATATGGCATGAGAAAAATGAAAATTATCATGTTAAAATTGTCGTGTCAATTTGTTTTCTTGGATAACGAATGCCTTGAACATAAAAAAAGAAACATATGAGTTCAGGAGAAACTTACAGGGCGTAAAGGAAGACCTAACGGACTCAGCATGCAATTAGGGGGAGGAACGATTCTCTCTCTAGGATGATGGAACTTGCAGGCGGCGCCAAATTTACAATCTCCGGTCTTCATATAAAATTGGCATTCGGGTTGATCGGTTCTTTCAGGAAAGACATTGTCCCTTGCCATTACATACTGACCCATGGGAAGAGCATTTGATCGGTAGGATGGGACTGTCCCTTGAACCCCTGCCATTGTTTCACTCTGCTGAGATGCCCCATAGAATGGTGTTGTTCGTGGCAAAAGCAATGGAGTCTCTGATGATGAAACAGCTCCTAATTGTCCCTAAAGAGACAGAAATTGCTCGTCATAGCATAATCCAACATAAGAAGAGTTGTGAAAGAGGAATCACATAAATAAAACCGTATATCAAAGAAGCGATCTAGTTATTGAGGTCTAGCTATAATTTATAAGCAAGAAATCAAGCGCATAGATGTCTGATTATCGATATAAAACAAATTTTCCCAAAAGTTCAAGGAGCAATGTTAGAGAAGAAAGACATTCAACACAAACCTAGTTCATTATACATTACTGTTAGAACAATGAAAGCTGCAAGGAACATGATAAAAAAATCCTATTAACATAAAATGATTATCATAGGTAGAGAATGAAATTTACCAAATATTCAGTGTTTCCTACATAATTTATCTTTCCAACAACTGTAATAGGATCATAATGGCATTCGCATTGCGATACACAGTTAAACTGGCAGCATATTCAAAAACTTATTCAACTGAGATCAATGAAGTGTATGCCGAGATAAAAGGTCTTTTGACAATGTATATATATGGTTTCCATCCAAATCTAGTATATGTTTCCGATCCAGCTTATACATTGTTTACTATCAGAGGTACATTTGTGAAGCAACACGGTTGCATCTAGGAgatgaattaaaagaaaaagaagacaAATCATAAAGAAGACCACCAAAATCATACCATGTGCCAAAGTTCTTTCTTGCATTTTGTTTCTATACTTGGGTGTTAAATATTGAAGTGCAACCACTAAAAAATGAAAGACAAAAAAGGTTGAATATGTTTCAGTGACCTCTATAGGCACTTATAAAAGTCCGAATTGGTGTTTAACCATCAAAGCATACATTCTTCAAATTGGAAAGTGGAATCTATTAGTCCTAATCTATAAGATGATCTAACATTTTCAAACACTCATTCTTATGCAGAGTTATCCCTTTTGAATCCTACTAACGCTATCAATTCCAAGGACGTGACTTCTCAAAGGCGAGAAGAGGAAACTCTTTTGAGATTCCACTGCTTTTTACCAGCAACTATCTTCTACTTGCTCATATCCACTGGCCTTTCATTTATTTCTCTGATTCTTCTGCTTGTGTTGTAAAGTGGCTTCCTTCGTTGTCTTTGTCAGAAGGGTCAATTATGAATGAGAACAATGTAGAAATGAACCACGTATAGCCGTTAATATACTAACTACACAAGAATTGTTTGTCAATTTGAATAAACAGCCAGATAAACAGCCTTCTGGAATGATCCACACTTTGGTCTTTATTGCGCAAAGGAGTATTCAAGATGCCCATCATAGAGAACCAAGGATGTAGCTCGCTTGCTTTGCATAGGATAAAAACACAGGCTATGAATGGGACTGGACTTCGTCTGAAAAACCATTAGCTGAATAATAACTACATAATATAAATAATGTTGGACATGTACAACTTAGCCCcttttcaattttagaaaagaaaaaaGGAGGATGTGATCCCAAATCCTTCTAAAGAAATGGCAAGTACTAAATTTTAGCTTCTAAAGAAATTCACAGTTAACCTAAGACTACAAAAACAACAACCAAGATTTATCTCACTATGtgaggtcggctatatggatccttctacgCCATAGGTTATGCTAGACATAGTGAAAGTATATTCATCTACATGAGTGATTTCAGAGTAGTGTTGATCCAATTTCCTAGAATGATAAGAAACTGAATGGGTTTATTTTGATGAGCATCAACACAAACTTTGATGTACAATAGTAAGGAAAGGAGAGGAAACAAGAATGCTCTATTAAAAATAAAGAGGAAGAAATATCATCAGGTTAAAGAAGAGAAATAACTGACTGGAAGAGCAGCAGCCTTATGTTTTTGtatgtgtgtttttttttatttttagatgaCACTAAATGAGTTTGTTCTGTGGATCAGAGTGGCTGATCATCAACTATTAAGATAATAAAATAAGAACAGAAGAGAAGGATTGATGTAGTCTTCATAAGAGTGAGAGGAATACACGACTCTTTCCAAATTTGGTATGAATCTGTGTCACAGTGTCAGTAAGAAAAAATCCTGATCAAACAGGAACtcatatattaaatttttatatacacatTAATTGTCAGCacacaaaactttctttctcaaGCTAGGATGAAATAAATGAACGAGACTGATAAAACAAATTACCAACTCTATAATTAAAGATCCAATCAGACACCTAACTGCTGATAATGTTATGCACCTGATGGATCCTAATGCCCCTCCATCTTGGCTAATTTCAAACGAACTTAGGTTAACCAAATATATATCCATGAAGGGTCTTTAAATATAACATTACTTTCAGTTACTTGTACAGTTTTGCATTCTTGAATATGTTGTGGTCATAAATTGGTTCTAAGTCCACTTCGCTCAGTGTACATAAATTCATAGCCATGAATGTATCGTCCAAGATTGATTCATTTCCATCTATACAGAAGTTCACAAGCAAATCTGAAGAAAAACGAGCAAAACTAACTCTGCATTTGATATCCATATAATTCCGCAGATTGAACTATCGTGTTTCTTAatcagaaaaataacagaattgtTCTGAGTGACAGCAATATATAAAATGCtcttatttatgaatattctggAAGGCAAAGGAGTTTGAAACAAAGTTTGGCTTACCGGAAATGTGTTCCAGCTAGGGACTTGAACTAAACCTTGAGGAACAATCACTTGAGCATAG from Zingiber officinale cultivar Zhangliang chromosome 4B, Zo_v1.1, whole genome shotgun sequence includes:
- the LOC121976253 gene encoding transmembrane protein 230-like, which encodes MASRRHVRYSPLAADEDDDHVTEDLRFAYNPRALDRVPWKSVFLALFLLALGMLLLILSVFIFTGHMEGDQSQAYGLLTLGVLAFLPGFYETRIAYYSWRGAPGYRFSAIPS
- the LOC121978602 gene encoding rho GDP-dissociation inhibitor 1-like; the protein is MDNEKDHSAPGEHGDEDKISRKLSSTSIVTDDECGGDDDNDEKRAILLGPQIGLKEQLEMDKDDESLRKWKEQLLGSVDLNEVGETLDPDVKFHELIIVTPDRPDLVLPIPFVPDSKGFAFALKDGSHYRLKFSFIVSNNIVSGLRYTNIVWKTGVKVENNKVMLGTFSPQKEPYVYELEEENTPAGYFARGSYSAKTKFVDDDGKCYLDMNYYFEIRKDWPN